In one window of Canis aureus isolate CA01 chromosome 25, VMU_Caureus_v.1.0, whole genome shotgun sequence DNA:
- the LOC144296879 gene encoding tubulin alpha-1B chain, which yields MRECISIHVGQAGVQIGNACWELYCLEHGIQPDGQMPSDKTIGGGDDSFNTFFSETGAGKHVPRAVFVDLEPTVIDEVRTGTYRQLFHPEQLITGKEDAANNYARGHYTIGKEIIDLVLDRIRKLADQCTGLQGFLVFHSFGGGTGSGFTSLLMERLSVDYGKKSKLEFSIYPAPQVSTAVVEPYNSILTTHTTLEHSDCAFMVDNEAIYDICRRNLDIERPTYTNLNRLISQIVSSITASLRFDGALNVDLTEFQTNLVPYPRIHFPLATYAPVISAEKAYHEQLSVAEITNACFEPANQMVKCDPRHGKYMACCLLYRGDVVPKDVNAAIATIKTKRSIQFVDWCPTGFKVGINYQPPTVVPGGDLAKVQRAVCMLSNTTAIAEAWARLDHKFDLMYAKRAFVHWYVGEGMEEGEFSEAREDMAALEKDYEEVGVDSVEGEGEEEGEEY from the exons ATG CGTGAGTGTATCTCGATCCACGTTGGCCAGGCAGGTGTCCAGATCGGCAATGCCTGCTGGGAGCTCTATTGCCTGGAACACGGCATTCAGCCCGATGGCCAGATGCCAAGTGACAAGACCATTGGGGGAGGAGATGACTCCTTCAACACCTTCTTCAGTGAGACAGGCGCTGGCAAGCATGTGCCCAGGGCAGTGTTTGTAGACCTGGAGCCCACAGTCATTG atgaAGTTCGCACTGGCACCTACCGCCAGCTCTTCCACCCTGAGCAGCTCATCACAGGCAAGGAAGATGCTGCCAATAACTATGCCCGAGGGCACTACACCATTGGCAAGGAGATCATTGACCTTGTCTTGGACCGAATTCGGAAACTG GCTGACCAGTGCACGGGTCTTCAGGGCTTCTTGGTTTTCCACAGCTTTGGCGGGGGAACTGGTTCTGGGTTCACCTCCCTGCTGATGGAACGTCTCTCTGTCGATTATGGCAAGAAGTCCAAGCTAGAGTTCTCCATCTACCCTGCCCCCCAGGTGTCCACAGCTGTAGTAGAGCCCTACAACTCCATCCTCACCACCCACACCACCCTGGAGCACTCTGATTGTGCCTTCATGGTAGACAATGAGGCCATCTATGACATCTGTCGTAGAAACCTCGATATTGAGCGCCCAACCTACACTAACCTCAACCGCCTTATTAGCCAGATTGTGTCCTCCATCACTGCTTCCCTCAGATTTGATGGAGCCCTGAATGTGGATCTGACGGAGTTCCAGACCAACCTGGTGCCCTATCCCCGCATCCATTTCCCTCTGGCCACATATGCCCCTGTCATCTCTGCTGAGAAAGCCTACCATGAACAGCTTTCTGTAGCAGAGATCACCAATGCATGCTTTGAGCCAGCCAACCAGATGGTGAAATGTGACCCTCGCCATGGTAAATACATGGCTTGCTGCCTGTTGTACCGTGGTGATGTGGTTCCCAAAGATGTCAATGCTGCCATTGCCACCATCAAGACCAAGCGCAGCATCCAGTTTGTAGACTGGTGCCCCACTGGCTTCAAAGTGGGCATTAACTACCAGCCTCCCACTGTGGTACCCGGTGGAGACCTGGCCAAAGTACAGCGAGCTGTGTGCATGCTGAGCAACACCACAGCCATTGCTGAGGCCTGGGCTCGCCTGGACCACAAGTTTGACCTGATGTATGCCAAGCGTGCCTTTGTTCACTGGTATGTGGGTGAGGGCATGGAGGAAGGAGAGTTTTCTGAGGCCCGTGAGGACATGGCTGCCCTGGAGAAGGATTATGAGGAGGTTGGTGTGGATTCTGTTGAAGGAGAGggtgaagaagaaggagaggaatacTAA